The genomic region CCGGTTTCCACCCCCGATTTCGAAGGAGGTTCGCGGTGTACTTCACCGACCGCGGCATCGAGGAGCTCGAGAAGCGCCGGGGCGACGAGGAGGTCACCCTCGCCTGGGTGGCCGACCAGCTCCAGGCGTTCGTCGACGCCCACCCGGAGTTCGAGACCCCCGTCGAGCGCTTCGCCACCTGGCTGGCGCGCCTCGACGACCCCGAGGACTGAGCCGGCGCTAGGGTCTGCGGGCATGGACTATCCCGCCGCCCCCTGGAACCTGACCGGCCAGATGTGGCTCTCGGTGTTCCGGATCCCGGAGAAGACCGGTCCGCTGCGCCCGCCCGGCGTGTACGGCGTCGCGTTCGTGCGCTACGAGGAGCCCAGCCCGCTGACGTACGGCGAGCTGCTCGTCGCCCGCCCGGTCAACGCCGGGTCCCTGGGCCGGCGGATCAGCATCACCGACATCTGGGTGGACTCCCCCGCCTCCCGCGCCGGCGGGCGCGAGCTGTGGGGCATCCCGAAGGAGCTGTGCGACTTCACCCAGGACACCTCCCGCCGCGGCCCGCTCACGCACACCGAGTGGAGCGCCGGAGCGCAGCACCCGATCGCCCGGGCCCGCTTCGACGACGTCTCCCGGGCCGCGCCGCGGGTCCCGATGCGCGCCGGCATCTGGCAGCCCGCCATCGAGGACACCCGCGGCCTGGAGCGCACCGCGCCCCTGTCCGGCTCGGCCAGGGCGATGGCCTGCCGGGCCCGCTGGGACTTCGCCCCGGACGGCCCGCTCGGCTGGCTCGCCGGGCGGCGCAGCCTGGCCTCGTTCCGGCTGACCGACTTCCGGCTCTCCTTCGGCTGAGCCCCTAGCGGGGCCGGACGGTCAGGTCGCTGATCGTGGCGTCCGCCGGCAGGTCGAGCACGTGCAGGATCGCGTCGGCCACCGTGGCGGGGTCGATCCAGGCGGTGTCGTCGTACTCCCGGCCCTCCTGGCGGTGCACCTCGGCCTGCATCGGGGTGGCGGTGCGGCCCGGGTAGACGCTGCTGACCCGTACGCCGTGCTCGCGCTCCTCGCCCCGCAGGGCGTCGGCGAGCCCCTTCAGCCCGTGCTTGGACGCGGCGTACGCCGCCCAGTGCGGGTGGGCGACCAGGCCGGAGCCCGAGTTGACCAGGACCACCGTGCCGCGCGCCGCCCGCAGCGCCGGCAGCGCTCCTCGGGTCAGCACGGCCGGCGCGACCAGGTTGACGCTCAGCTGGTCGGTCCAGGCCGCGACCGGCAGCTCGGCGACCGTGCCGAGCGCGACGACGCCCGCGGCGTGGACCACCGAGTCCAGCCGGTCCGGGAGCTGGGCCCCGAGGCCCTCCACGGCGGCCGGGTCGGCCAGGTCGGCGACCAGCGTCGTCGCCCCGGCGTACCGCTCGCCCAGCTCGGCGGCCCGCGGCGCGGAGCGGGCCACCAGCACCAGCTCGTCACCCCGGGCGTGCAGCAGGTCCGCGACCAGCGCGCCGATGCCGGAGCCCGCGCCGGTGATCAGGTGCGTGCGGGTCATCGGGTGAAGACGATCTTGCCGAACAGGTCACCCTCGGCCATCGCGGCGAACCCCTCGCGGGCCTGCGTCATCGGCAGCACCCGGTCGACCAGCGGCCGGGCTCCGGTGGCGTCGAGCAGGTTCACCAGCGCGGCGAGCTCCCCACTGGTGCCCATCGTGGAGCCGACGACCCGCAGCTGGAGGAAGAAGATCCGGGTCAGCTCGGCGTCGTCGAGCTGCGCCCCTGACGTGGTGCCGGAGATGACGATGGTGCCGCCGGGACGCAGCGCCCGCACCGAGTGCGACCAGGTGGCCCGCCCGACGGTCTCCATCACCGCGTCCACCTTGACCGGGAGCCGCGCGCCGGACTCGAACACCTCGTGCGCGCCGATCTCCAGGGCCCGGGCGCGCTTGGCCTCGTCGCGGCTGGTGGCCAGCACCCGCAGACCGGCGGCCCGGCCGAGCGTGATCAGCGCGGTGGCGACGCCGCCGCCGGCGCCCTGCACCAGCACCGTGTCGCCGGCCTTGAGACCACCCTGGGTGAACAGCATCCGGTACGCCGTGAGCCAGGCCGTCGGCAGGCAGGCGGCCTCCTCGAAGGAGAGCGACGCGGGCTTGGCCACCACGTTGCGGGCCGGGACGACGACCCGCTCGGCGAAGGTGCCCTGGTGCCGCTCGGAGAGGATCGAGCGCTTCGGGTCCAGGGTGTCGTCGCCGGTCCAGCGCGGGTCGTTCACGACCGCGTGGACGACCACCTCGTTGCCGTCCTCGTCGAGTCCGGCGGCGTCGCAGCCCAGGATCATCGGCAGCGCCTCCTGGCGCAGGCCCACCCCCTTGAGCGACCACAGGTCGTGGTGGTTGAGGGAGGCGGCGCGCACCGTCACCGTGGTCCAGCCGTCGGGGGCGACCGGGTCGGGTCGCTCCCCCACCTGCAGCACGGAGACGGGGTCGTCGGCGGAGAACTGGTCGGCGTAGACGGCGAACATGCGCCCGACCCTAGTCGGGACCGCGGCGGGGCGACGTGGCGCGCCTCACCCCGGGCCGGGTCAGGCCCGGGCGACCCCGTCGCGCCGGGCCGCCGCGGCCACGGCGGCCGCGACCGTCGGGCCGACGCGGGGGTCGAACGGCGAGGGGATGATGTGGTCCTCGCGCAGGTCCTCGGCCACCAGGCCCGCGATCGCCTG from Nocardioides pantholopis harbors:
- a CDS encoding DUF6104 family protein — encoded protein: MYFTDRGIEELEKRRGDEEVTLAWVADQLQAFVDAHPEFETPVERFATWLARLDDPED
- a CDS encoding acetoacetate decarboxylase family protein; this encodes MDYPAAPWNLTGQMWLSVFRIPEKTGPLRPPGVYGVAFVRYEEPSPLTYGELLVARPVNAGSLGRRISITDIWVDSPASRAGGRELWGIPKELCDFTQDTSRRGPLTHTEWSAGAQHPIARARFDDVSRAAPRVPMRAGIWQPAIEDTRGLERTAPLSGSARAMACRARWDFAPDGPLGWLAGRRSLASFRLTDFRLSFG
- a CDS encoding SDR family oxidoreductase; this encodes MTRTHLITGAGSGIGALVADLLHARGDELVLVARSAPRAAELGERYAGATTLVADLADPAAVEGLGAQLPDRLDSVVHAAGVVALGTVAELPVAAWTDQLSVNLVAPAVLTRGALPALRAARGTVVLVNSGSGLVAHPHWAAYAASKHGLKGLADALRGEEREHGVRVSSVYPGRTATPMQAEVHRQEGREYDDTAWIDPATVADAILHVLDLPADATISDLTVRPR
- a CDS encoding zinc-binding dehydrogenase; translated protein: MFAVYADQFSADDPVSVLQVGERPDPVAPDGWTTVTVRAASLNHHDLWSLKGVGLRQEALPMILGCDAAGLDEDGNEVVVHAVVNDPRWTGDDTLDPKRSILSERHQGTFAERVVVPARNVVAKPASLSFEEAACLPTAWLTAYRMLFTQGGLKAGDTVLVQGAGGGVATALITLGRAAGLRVLATSRDEAKRARALEIGAHEVFESGARLPVKVDAVMETVGRATWSHSVRALRPGGTIVISGTTSGAQLDDAELTRIFFLQLRVVGSTMGTSGELAALVNLLDATGARPLVDRVLPMTQAREGFAAMAEGDLFGKIVFTR